The genomic window CTATCTTCTAAAAGTTTTATGATTTCTTCTAATCTTTGTGCTTGGTACATAGGAATTCCTCCTTTTTTTAATACTATACTCTTTTTATAAGTATTTGTCAATAATTGTAATGATTTGTAAGTATTTTAAAAAATTACAAAAAAATCAACCAGTATTGGTTGATTAAAGATTCTTTTTAGGATGGCGGTCAATGATTACTTGATGATCCTTGAGTGCCTGTTCTCCTTTGGGAGTTAGTTTATAGCAACGGATAGAGAAGCGGTTAGCTAATTCTTCTTCTGAAAAATGATCATGAAGTGCTTGATTCAATTCGGTGGCCTTCATCTTGGAGAGTCCAGTAACACCCTTCTTTTTAAGGATACTCTTTTTCATAGTAGCATTTAGATGGTAAAGCGAGTCAAAGGCGGTTTCGATAATAGCATATTCTTTTTCAACAAGCGTATCTAAATGTTTTGGGATATCAATGCCATAAGAATTACTATATTTTAAAAGAGTATATTTTCTAAGGATTTTTCTTTCGGCTTCAATTCCTAATGAATCAATGAATTTAATACTAGGTCTCGAAAAGAATTATGCTTCCTCTTTCTGTCTGAGTTCAAAGAGGTCTTCTACTTTCAGATTAAAAACTTGAGCAATTTTAAGAGCCATTTCCAGTGAAGGATTGTAACGGTTATTTTCCAAGTGCAGAATTGTCTCGCGTCGCATGCCGATAAGGTCGGCTAACTCCTGCTGGGTCATGCCTGTGGACTCACGAATTGATTTGAGATTAGTAATAATATTGCTTTCTTTGGCCATGCTTATCCTCTACGTTCTAAGATAACATAGACAACCGCAAAGATGCAAATTAAGGCAGCTATGCTAATAAATATTTGGCCCATGTAAAGAGTGAGAGACCCCATATACCCAATGATAACTGCTAGGATCATCAGTGCGCCTAGTATAAAAACAAACATCAAGCTAGCTGCCTTGGCTAAATTAGCATAAAAGCGTTCGTCCGGAGTTTCCTTGACATTTTTCAAACAGAAAAAACCAAATACAATCACTTCAATAACGAGGCCAATTCCCAAAATCCATTCTTTAATACCAGAACTTACGCTTGGGGTCGCAAGCCAAATCCCTACTGTATAAAAAATGCTAGCTGCAAAAATAAGTATCGAGTAAAGCTTTGCAGACAAGTCAAAAATAATCTTCCCCTTATCTTTCTGACTCTTATGAGGCCGTGGTTTCATATGTAGCCAGCTCCAAATAGCTATAATTTGACCTGACACTGAAATACCAACAATAACTAACTTGGGTTCCCAATTAAGATTAGAACCAAATAAAACAATAAAATCAATAAAGAGAGCTACGGCAATCATTGCAATGAGGCCACGCATTTTTTGACTTTTTTTCATGATAGACTCCTTTTTTTGTGTTATAAATATATAACATTTAAATGTTATGTTATAAATATATCACACTTAAATTTAGAAAGCAAGAATTTTATGTGTCAATGTGGCAATTATTTGAAAAAATTTTTTAATTAAAGACCTTGCTAGTCAAACAACTAAAGAATTCTTTGAAACAATGCATCGGATTTGGTTTGGATAGTTTTGTTAATAATATTTGATGATAAAGAATATTTGGAAAATCTAGATACTGTATGAAACTCTACTTTTTTATTAGGCTGTTATAAAGTCTATCAGAAAAAGCTTTGTAGGTGTAGAAGTTAATTTTTTCTTTCTAATTTATCCCTATTAGTCTAAAAAATTTAAAAATATTTAAAGTCTGTCAAGTTTTTTTCTTGACACCTCTCAGAAATCTGTTATAATAGAACATGTGCTAAATAGCTTAGCTATTTCACCGAAATAAAAAATAAAAGAAAAGAGATATTAAAAATGGCAGTAAAAATCCGTTTGACTCGTATGGGTTCTAAGAAAAAACCTTTCTACCGTATTAACGTAGCAGATTCACGTTCACCACGTGACGGACGTTTCATCGAAACAGTTGGAACTTACAACCCACTTGTTGAAGAAAATCAAGTAACTTTGAAAGAAGACCGTATTTTGGCATGGTTGGCTGACGGAGCTCAACCTTCAGATACAGTTCGCAACATCCTTTCAAAAGAAGGTGTATTGAAGAAATTCCACGATTCTAAATTCTCAAAATAAGTTTAAAGTAGGTTGACAGATGGATACGATTGAAAATCTCATTATTGCAATTGTGAAACCCTTGATTTCACAACCAGATGCCTTAACTATCAAGATTGAAGATACACCAGAATTTTTGGAATATCATTTGGATCTTGACCAGAGCGATGTGGGTCGTGTAATCGGTCGTAAGGGTCGCACTATTTCTGCGATAAGAACGATTGTCTACTCTGTCCCAACTGAAGACAAAAAAGTAAGAATCGTTATTGACGAAAAATAAGAAAAGCGGGACATAGTCTCGCTTTTTTTGCAAGGAGAAGGAATGAGAGATTTAACAGTTAGACAACTAGAGGAATACTTACTTGACCATTATCAACAATCTAGGACAGAAGAAGGACTCTTTATAAAACTAGTTGAAGAAGTTGGAGAAGTCGCTGAGGTTTTAAATGGACGTTCCGGTAGAAAAGAGGGTGTCCAAGATTCAAACGAGGAATTGGCAAAGGAGTTGGCAGATATCATTCACTATACAGTGGCAATTGCAGCTATCAACGATATTGACCTAACGAAGACCATTTTTGAAAAAGACAAGAAGGCAGCCATCAAGTATCAGCATGAACAAGATTTGGAAGGCTTTTTAGCAAGAAACCATCCATAGTTGCTCTTTTCTCCAACTTGTGAAAATCCCTATAACATGATAAAATAAAGGGAGAAACAGATACAGGAGATCAGATGAACTACTTTAATGTTGGGAAAATTGTCAATACCCAAGGCTTGCAAGGTGAGATGCGAGTCTTGTCTGTGACGGATTTTGCTGAAGAACGCTTTAAAAAAGGGGCAGAGCTTGCCTTATTTGATGAAAAAGATCAATTTGTGCGAACAGTGGTCATTGCAAGCCACCGTAAACATAAAAACTTCGATATCATCAAGTTTAAAGATATGTACCATATCAATGATATCGAAAAATATAAGGGGCACAGTCTGAAGGTTGCTGAGGAGAATCTCAATGACCTCGATGAAGGTGAGTTTTACTACCACGAGATTATCGGTTTAGAAGTCTATGAGGGAGATAACTTGATTGGAACCATCAAGGAAATCCTTCAGCCAGGCGCCAATGATGTCTGGGTAGTCAAACGAAAAGGCAAACGAGACTTACTCTTACCTTATATCCCGCCTGTAGTTCTCAATATAGATATTCCTAATAACCGTGTGGATGTTGAACTCTTAGAAGGGTTAGACGATGAAGATTGATATTTTAACTCTCTTTCCAGAAATGTTCACACCCTTAGAACATTCCATCGTTGGCAAGGCTCGTGAAAAAGGACTCTTAGATATCCACTATCATAATTTTCGTGACTACGCTGAAAAGGCCCGTCATGTGGATGATGAACCTTACGGAGGTGGTCAAGGGATGCTCCTTAGAGCCCAACCCATCTTTGACGCCTTTGATGCCATTGAAAAAAAGAACCCGCGCGTGATTCTCTTAGACCCTGCTGGGAAACAGTTCGATCAGGCTTACGCTGAGGATTTGGCGCAAGAAGAAGAGCTTATCTTCATCTGTGGTCACTACGAAGGCTATGATGAGCGTATTAAGACCTTGGTAACCGATGAGATATCTCTTGGAGATTATGTCTTGACTGGTGGAGAACTAGCAGCGATGACCATGATTGATGCGACTGTTCGCTTGATTCCAGAAGTTATTGGGAAGGAAGCAAGTCACCAAGATGATAGCTTTTCATCAGGACTCTTGGAATATCCTCAGTACACAAGACCTTACGATTATCGTGGAATGCTAGTTCCAGATGTTCTTATGAGTGGACACCATGAAAACATACGTCAGTGGCGACTCTATGAGAGCCTCAAGAAAACCTACCAACGTAGACCTGATTTGCTGGACAACTATGAATTGACAGCAGAAGAAGAAAAAATGTTAGCAGAAATTAAAGAAAATAACAATTAAAAGGAGAAAACTATGCAAGTAATCAAACGTGATGGACAAGTCGCTGATTTTGATCCAGATAAAATCTACCAAGCTATCCTTAAGGCAGCTCAAACAGTCTATGTATTGACTGACGATTTGCGCCAAAACCTAGCCCAAGTCACTAAAAAGGTTGTATTGGATTTGGAAGAAGCAAAAGTAGAACGTGCAACTATCAGTATGATTCAATCAATGGTTGAGCATCGCTTACTAGGTGCAGGGTATATCACTATTGCAGAACACTATATCTCTTACCGTTTGCAACGTGATTTGGAGAGAAGTGGTTACGGCGACCACATTGCTGTTCACCTTCATTTTGAACAAATTCGCTAAGATAAAAAGAGTGAGATGATAGAAGCATCTCACTCTTTCTTAAATCTTCTTTTTTGAGCAGTTTGGATAGTAGAGGGAACGAAAGTTACTCTTCGAATATCCGACACTCGAATAATACGGCTAACGTTTTTTGCGAAATTTTTAACGATAATTTGTTGGCGCTCAGTATCATACTTGATAATATCGCCTGTAAAACTCGTTTCCGCAAAGATGATATGTACAGCCTTTTTTTGGGCTTGGGCTTCTTCAAGTCTAGCAATTAGGGGATCGCTTTTTTCAGGAATGGAATCTTCATGTCCATTGACAAAATCATGGACTTTTTGTACAGCCTGTTTTAATAAATCTTTCATTCCGGCCTCCCTTCTTTACATCATTATATAAAAATTTTATGAAATCTACAAGATTTTTCGAATAATCAATTGAGAACAAAAAGGAGAAGAACATGGCAGAATTTACATTTGAAATCGAAGAACACTTACTCACTCTATCTGAAAACGAAAAAGGATGGACCAAAGAAATCAATCGTGTCAGCTTTAATGGTGCACCAGCAAAGTTTGACATTCGAAGCTGGAGTCCCGACCACACCAAGATGGGGAAAGGAATTACCCTCTCAAATGAAGAATTTCAAATCATGGTGGATGCTTTTAAGAATCAATAAACTTTCATCTAAGATTCATTAAAAAGAGGCTAGGGAAATTCCCGGCCTCTTTTATTTGCTTGAAAAATAAGCTTGTGTACGAAGACGTTGGAGTAGTGGTCGGCTGATGAAGCTAATGGCTACAATTTTGGCAAGATCAGGTATGATAAAGGGAATAACACCGACAGCCAGTGCTTTATCAAAAGGCATTCCAGCTAAGAAGTGAAGACTGAGAATACCGCCGACAAAAACAAGTGAATCTCCCAAGAGATTTGCAAAGAAAATACGTAGGACACCACTATTGGTGTGAATGAGATAGGAAGCAAGCCCTGCATAGACAAGGTCGAACCAAAGATAACCAGCGCTTGGTCCAACTAAAACATGAAATCCAGCTCCACCGTTAGCAAAGACCGGAAGGCCAATAGCACCAAGTAAGAGATAGAGTCCGACAGAGAGAACAGCTTCCCTTGGTCTAAAAACAGTAGCGATGAGTCCAATAGCAAAGTTTTGCAGAGTGAAAGGAACTGGACCAATCGGCATACTAATTTGTGCTAATACTGCAATCAGTGCAGCCCCGATAGCTGGGATAGCGTAAATGTGTGCTTTTTTCAAAATAGTTAACCTCTTCTATAAATTATAGTAACTATTATACTGGATGAGACAAAATTGTCAACCTATTTTAAAATAAAAGGTTACAAATTTGTAACGGCCGATTTAAACAAAAAAGAGACCAAGAGGTCTCTTTGGGGGATTAACGCATAGTCACAAACTCTTCTGAACCAGTTGGATGGATAGCGACGGTTGCATCAAAGTCTGCTTTTGTAGCTCCCATCTTGATAGCAACTGCGAAACCTTGAATCATTTCATCGACGCCATAGCCGATACCATGAAGACCAACAACCTTTTCGTCTGCACCAGCTGTTACGAGCTTGAAGCGAGCTTCTTGACGGTGACTAGTAACTGCAGAATACATAGATGCAAATTTTGAAGTGTAGACTTTAACGTTTTCTTGGCCGTACTCTTTGATAGCTTCTTCCTCAGTCAGACCGACTGTTCCGATTGCTGGGTGTGAGAAAACTACAGTTGGAATAGTCGTGTAGTCCATTTTAGCATTGGTTTTACCGTTGAAAAGTCTTTCGGATAGGGTACGACCAGCCTTGATAGCAACGGGAGTTAGTTCCTTTTCACCTGTGACATCTCCAAGAGCGTAGATTCCGTCAACGACTGTGTTCTGGTATTCATCAACCTGGATAAAGCCGCGTTCATTGAGGGTGACACCAGCTTTTTCGAGTTGAAGTCCTTCAACATTTGGACGGCGACCAGTTGCCCAGATAACTTGACTGGCAGTATGAGTGCTGCCATCTTCGAAATGAATGGTAATACCTTGTTCAGTTTCTTCAAGTTTAGCTGGAACCTTATGGGTGTGGAGGTTTAATCCAGTATTTTCCATTTCTTGAACTAGACTCTCAACGATATAGCTATCAAATCCACGTAGTGGACGTTCACGACGTACAAAAAGGTCAGTCTTTACTCCAAGTGTATGGAGTACACCAGCTAGTTCGACGGCAATGTAACCAGCACCTAGAATAGCTACCGATTCAGGCAACTCTTCCCAGGCGAAGACATCATCTGAGCTACCACCTAGTTCAGCACCAGGAATAGCAGGGATATGAGGATGAGCTCCAGTCGCAATCACAATATGCTTAGCGCTGATCAATTCGCCATTAACACTGACAGTATGAGCATCAACGAACTCAGCACGTCCTTCAATTAAATCAACTCCGTTACGCTTAAAGCTTCCATCGTAAGACGAGCGAGCACGGTCAATGTAGGCTTCGCGATTCTTACGAAGTGTTGCAAAATTAAATTCGTTATTAGTGCTTGTGAAACCATAGTCAGGTCCATATTTGTGGATACTCTCTGCAATTTGGGCTCCATACCACATGATTTTTTTAGGGACACAGCCGAGGTTGACACAAGTGCCACCTAATTTCTTTTCCTCAATAACTGCAGCTTTAGCACCATGTTCGCCAGCACGATTCATGGTAGCAATTCCCCCGCTACCTCCACCAATGGCAATAATGTCATATTCTCTCATAAGAAAGCTCCTTTAGTTGTTTTCTAGTCATATTCTATCTTTTTTTGAAAGTCAATGCAAAAATCTGCTACGCTTAAATTTCTTAAGAAAATGCTTGCAAAAATAAAAAAGAAGTTGTATTATATAACTAACACAACAATAAAAGATTTGGCAATTATTTTTGGATGGTCGGAAAGCAATTGTCCATTTTTAGGACTTGTGCTATAATTTTAATATATGTTTATAAAAGAGGTATGGATATGAAAAAGAAGTCAAAAGCCAAGAAATGGCCTTTATTTACAGCTATCGGTGTTGCATCAGTTCTGGTAGTGGGAGCAGCTGCTGTTCTTCTATTGAGACAACCTAATCAAGCTGCAACACAAGACGAAACTGCAAAAGTCGTTCTTGCCAAAGAGGGATCAGTGGCTTCATCAGTTCTCTTATCTGGTACCGTAACAGCTCAAAAAGAACAATATGTTTATTATGATGCTAGTAAAGGTGACTTGGATGAGGTTTTGGTCTCTGTCGGAGATAAGGTAAGTGAAGGCCAAGCCCTTGTTAAGTATAGTAGTACAGAAGCTCAGGCTGCCTATGATGCTGCCAGTCGCGCAGTTGCGAAAGCTGATCGTCATATCAATGAATTGAATGAGGCACGAAATACTGCTGCAGCAACACCTGTACTCCCACAAGCAGGGATTGAAGGCGCTACGGACCAAACCCAAGCGCAATCATCTACATCAGCTACAGCTTCTATTGATTCACAAATCAGTGATGCCCGTGATGTTCGTGCAGACGCAGTGGCACAACTTGAAAAAGCCCAGGCTCAGTTGGATGCCTCTACAGTTTTGAGTACGGTAGAAGGTACAGTTGTTGAAGTCAATCGCAATGTTTCAAAATCTCCAACAGGAAATAGCCAAGTATTGGTGCATATCGTTAGTAACGACAACTTGCAGGTTAAGGGAGAACTTTCTGAGTATAACCTTGCCAATCTATCTGTAGGCCAAGAAGTTACCTTTACTTCAAAGGTTTACCCAGATAAAACTTGGAATGGTAAGATTAGCTATATTTCAAATTATCCAAAGAACAGTAGTGAAGCAAGCAGTAGCTTAGCTGGTTCAAACACAGGTTCTAAATACCCATATACGGTCGATGTAACTAGTGAAATTGGTGATCTGAAACAAGGTTTTACTGTCAGTGTTGAAGTGAAAAGCATGAGTAAAGCATTGCTTGTTCCTATTACAAGTATCGTCATGGAAGAAGATAAAAACTATGTTTGGATTCTTGATGAAAATCAAAAGGCCAAAAAAGTTGAAGTTGGATTGGGCAATGCAGATGCAGAAAATCAAGAAATCACATCTGGTCTGACAGATGGAGCAAAAGTCATCAGTAATCCGACAGCTTCCTTGCAAGAAGGAAAAGAGGTGAAGACTGATGAAGCAACTAATTAGCCTCAAAAATATCTGCCGAAGCTATCGAAATGGTGATCAAGAACTTCAAGTCCTTAAAGACATTAACCTAGAAGTCCATGAGGGAGAATTTGTGGCTATTATGGGACCATCTGGTTCTGGTAAGTCTACCCTCATGAATACAATTGGTATGTTAGATACACCTACAAGTGGTCAGTATTTTCTAGACGGAAAAGAAGTAGCTGGTTTGGGTGAAAAACAATTAGCCAAGGTTCGAAATCAAGAAATCGGCTTCGTCTTTCAACAATTCTTTCTCTTGTCCAAAATGAATGCTCTACAAAATGTAGAACTTCCCTTGATTTATGCAGGAGTTTCAGCTTCTAAACGTCGCAAACTAGCAGAAGAATATCTGGAAAAGGTTGAACTGACCGAGCGTAGCCATCACTTACCATCAGAATTATCGGGTGGTCAGAAGCAGAGAGTAGCCATAGCGCGTGCTCTCGTTAACAATCCTTCGATTATTTTGGCAGATGAACCAACTGGAGCTCTTGATACTAAAACTGGAAATCAAATCATGCAACTCTTGGTTGAATTAAACAAAGAAGGAAAAACCATCATTATGGTTACGCATGAGCCTGAAATTGCTGCCTATGCGAAACGTCAAATCGTCATCCGAGATGGTGTCATTTCGTCTGATAGTGGTATCGTAGAAAAGGAGGAAAACTAAGATGCAGAATCTGAAATTTGCCTTTTCATCTATCATGGCTCACAAGATGCGGTCCTTCCTGACCATGATTGGTATCATCATCGGTGTTTCCTCAGTTGTCGTTATCATGGCCTTGGGAGATTCCATGTCTCGTCAGGTCAATAAAAATTTGACCAAATCCCAGAAAAATATTCATGTCTTTTTCTCACCTACCAAGAGTACAGATGGTTCCTTCACCCAAAAACAATCTGCCCTGACCTTGTCTGGCGGACAAGAAGAAAATATTGTTGAACCACCAAAACCTCAAGAAGCTTGGGTCAAGGAAGCTGCTAAGCTCAAGGGAGTGGATAGCTACTATGTGACCAACTCAGCCAATGTGACCTTGACTTATAAGGATAAAAAGGTCGAACACGCTAACATGACCGGTGGGAATGTCACTTATATGGATGCGGTCGAAAATGAAATT from Streptococcus sp. oral taxon 061 includes these protein-coding regions:
- a CDS encoding helix-turn-helix transcriptional regulator, encoding MAKESNIITNLKSIRESTGMTQQELADLIGMRRETILHLENNRYNPSLEMALKIAQVFNLKVEDLFELRQKEEA
- a CDS encoding DUF3796 domain-containing protein codes for the protein MKKSQKMRGLIAMIAVALFIDFIVLFGSNLNWEPKLVIVGISVSGQIIAIWSWLHMKPRPHKSQKDKGKIIFDLSAKLYSILIFAASIFYTVGIWLATPSVSSGIKEWILGIGLVIEVIVFGFFCLKNVKETPDERFYANLAKAASLMFVFILGALMILAVIIGYMGSLTLYMGQIFISIAALICIFAVVYVILERRG
- the rpsP gene encoding 30S ribosomal protein S16; the protein is MAVKIRLTRMGSKKKPFYRINVADSRSPRDGRFIETVGTYNPLVEENQVTLKEDRILAWLADGAQPSDTVRNILSKEGVLKKFHDSKFSK
- the kphA gene encoding RNA-binding protein KphA; the protein is MDTIENLIIAIVKPLISQPDALTIKIEDTPEFLEYHLDLDQSDVGRVIGRKGRTISAIRTIVYSVPTEDKKVRIVIDEK
- a CDS encoding MazG nucleotide pyrophosphohydrolase domain-containing protein; the encoded protein is MRDLTVRQLEEYLLDHYQQSRTEEGLFIKLVEEVGEVAEVLNGRSGRKEGVQDSNEELAKELADIIHYTVAIAAINDIDLTKTIFEKDKKAAIKYQHEQDLEGFLARNHP
- the rimM gene encoding ribosome maturation factor RimM (Essential for efficient processing of 16S rRNA), whose amino-acid sequence is MNYFNVGKIVNTQGLQGEMRVLSVTDFAEERFKKGAELALFDEKDQFVRTVVIASHRKHKNFDIIKFKDMYHINDIEKYKGHSLKVAEENLNDLDEGEFYYHEIIGLEVYEGDNLIGTIKEILQPGANDVWVVKRKGKRDLLLPYIPPVVLNIDIPNNRVDVELLEGLDDED
- the trmD gene encoding tRNA (guanosine(37)-N1)-methyltransferase TrmD — encoded protein: MKIDILTLFPEMFTPLEHSIVGKAREKGLLDIHYHNFRDYAEKARHVDDEPYGGGQGMLLRAQPIFDAFDAIEKKNPRVILLDPAGKQFDQAYAEDLAQEEELIFICGHYEGYDERIKTLVTDEISLGDYVLTGGELAAMTMIDATVRLIPEVIGKEASHQDDSFSSGLLEYPQYTRPYDYRGMLVPDVLMSGHHENIRQWRLYESLKKTYQRRPDLLDNYELTAEEEKMLAEIKENNN
- a CDS encoding ATP cone domain-containing protein, whose product is MQVIKRDGQVADFDPDKIYQAILKAAQTVYVLTDDLRQNLAQVTKKVVLDLEEAKVERATISMIQSMVEHRLLGAGYITIAEHYISYRLQRDLERSGYGDHIAVHLHFEQIR
- a CDS encoding YdbC family protein is translated as MAEFTFEIEEHLLTLSENEKGWTKEINRVSFNGAPAKFDIRSWSPDHTKMGKGITLSNEEFQIMVDAFKNQ
- a CDS encoding biotin transporter BioY, which translates into the protein MKKAHIYAIPAIGAALIAVLAQISMPIGPVPFTLQNFAIGLIATVFRPREAVLSVGLYLLLGAIGLPVFANGGAGFHVLVGPSAGYLWFDLVYAGLASYLIHTNSGVLRIFFANLLGDSLVFVGGILSLHFLAGMPFDKALAVGVIPFIIPDLAKIVAISFISRPLLQRLRTQAYFSSK
- the gor gene encoding glutathione-disulfide reductase, translated to MREYDIIAIGGGSGGIATMNRAGEHGAKAAVIEEKKLGGTCVNLGCVPKKIMWYGAQIAESIHKYGPDYGFTSTNNEFNFATLRKNREAYIDRARSSYDGSFKRNGVDLIEGRAEFVDAHTVSVNGELISAKHIVIATGAHPHIPAIPGAELGGSSDDVFAWEELPESVAILGAGYIAVELAGVLHTLGVKTDLFVRRERPLRGFDSYIVESLVQEMENTGLNLHTHKVPAKLEETEQGITIHFEDGSTHTASQVIWATGRRPNVEGLQLEKAGVTLNERGFIQVDEYQNTVVDGIYALGDVTGEKELTPVAIKAGRTLSERLFNGKTNAKMDYTTIPTVVFSHPAIGTVGLTEEEAIKEYGQENVKVYTSKFASMYSAVTSHRQEARFKLVTAGADEKVVGLHGIGYGVDEMIQGFAVAIKMGATKADFDATVAIHPTGSEEFVTMR
- a CDS encoding efflux RND transporter periplasmic adaptor subunit, coding for MKKKSKAKKWPLFTAIGVASVLVVGAAAVLLLRQPNQAATQDETAKVVLAKEGSVASSVLLSGTVTAQKEQYVYYDASKGDLDEVLVSVGDKVSEGQALVKYSSTEAQAAYDAASRAVAKADRHINELNEARNTAAATPVLPQAGIEGATDQTQAQSSTSATASIDSQISDARDVRADAVAQLEKAQAQLDASTVLSTVEGTVVEVNRNVSKSPTGNSQVLVHIVSNDNLQVKGELSEYNLANLSVGQEVTFTSKVYPDKTWNGKISYISNYPKNSSEASSSLAGSNTGSKYPYTVDVTSEIGDLKQGFTVSVEVKSMSKALLVPITSIVMEEDKNYVWILDENQKAKKVEVGLGNADAENQEITSGLTDGAKVISNPTASLQEGKEVKTDEATN
- a CDS encoding ABC transporter ATP-binding protein; translation: MKQLISLKNICRSYRNGDQELQVLKDINLEVHEGEFVAIMGPSGSGKSTLMNTIGMLDTPTSGQYFLDGKEVAGLGEKQLAKVRNQEIGFVFQQFFLLSKMNALQNVELPLIYAGVSASKRRKLAEEYLEKVELTERSHHLPSELSGGQKQRVAIARALVNNPSIILADEPTGALDTKTGNQIMQLLVELNKEGKTIIMVTHEPEIAAYAKRQIVIRDGVISSDSGIVEKEEN